In Felis catus isolate Fca126 chromosome A2, F.catus_Fca126_mat1.0, whole genome shotgun sequence, the following proteins share a genomic window:
- the INSL3 gene encoding insulin-like 3 isoform X2, producing MDPRRPLTWALVLLGTGLALALGPAPAPEAPEKLCGHHLVRALVRVCGGPRWSSEDGRRVAGGDRELLQWLEGRHLHGLVADGDPTLVVVPQPLPQASRRHRPGRAAAANPAHFCCLSGCTRQHLLTLCPH from the exons ATGGACCCCCGCCGCCCACTCACCTGGGCACTGGTGCTGCTGGGCACCGGTCTGGCGCTCGCGCTGGGCCCCGCGCCTGCTCCGGAAGCCCCAGAGAAGCTGTGCGGCCACCACTTGGTGCGCGCGCTGGTGCGGGTGTGCGGGGGCCCGCGCTGGTCCTCCGAAGACGGGCGGCGAGTGGCTGGCGGGGACC GTGAGCTGCTGCAGTGGCTGGAAGGACGACATCTCCACGGGCTGGTGGCCGATGGGGACCCCACGCTGGTTGTGGTgccacagcccctgccccaggcctctcGCCGTCACCGCCCCGGCCGGGCAGCCGCCGCCAACCCTGCACATTTCTGCTGCCTCAGTGGCTGCACCCGGCAGCACCTGTTGACCCTGTGTCCTCACTGA
- the INSL3 gene encoding insulin-like 3 isoform X1 gives MDPRRPLTWALVLLGTGLALALGPAPAPEAPEKLCGHHLVRALVRVCGGPRWSSEDGRRVAGGDRGSWKRAQPGTPERGSRVRTPGWGIMSVLGELLQWLEGRHLHGLVADGDPTLVVVPQPLPQASRRHRPGRAAAANPAHFCCLSGCTRQHLLTLCPH, from the exons ATGGACCCCCGCCGCCCACTCACCTGGGCACTGGTGCTGCTGGGCACCGGTCTGGCGCTCGCGCTGGGCCCCGCGCCTGCTCCGGAAGCCCCAGAGAAGCTGTGCGGCCACCACTTGGTGCGCGCGCTGGTGCGGGTGTGCGGGGGCCCGCGCTGGTCCTCCGAAGACGGGCGGCGAGTGGCTGGCGGGGACC GTGGCTCGTGGAAACGTGCACAACCGGGGACCCCTGAGCGCGGCTCGAGAGTGCGCACACCTGGATGGGGGATTATGTCCGTGCTCG GTGAGCTGCTGCAGTGGCTGGAAGGACGACATCTCCACGGGCTGGTGGCCGATGGGGACCCCACGCTGGTTGTGGTgccacagcccctgccccaggcctctcGCCGTCACCGCCCCGGCCGGGCAGCCGCCGCCAACCCTGCACATTTCTGCTGCCTCAGTGGCTGCACCCGGCAGCACCTGTTGACCCTGTGTCCTCACTGA
- the RPL18A gene encoding 60S ribosomal protein L18a, with protein MKASGTLREYKVVGRCLPTPKCRTPPLYRMRIFAPNHVVAKSRFWYFVSQLKKMKKSSGEIVYCGQVFEKSPLRVKNFGIWLRYDSRSGTHNMYREYRDLTTAGAVTQCYRDMGARHRARAHSIQIMKVEEIAASKCRRPAVKQFHDSKIKFPLPHRVLRRQHKPRFTTKRPNTFF; from the exons ATGAAGGCCTCGGGCACG CTGCGAGAGTACAAGGTGGTGGGGCGCTGTCTGCCCACCCCCAAGTGCCGCACTCCACCGCTGTATCGCATGCGAATCTTCGCACCTAATCATGTTGTCGCCAAGTCCCGCTTCTGGTACTTTGTGTCTCAgctgaagaagatgaagaagtcTTCAGGGGAAATTGTCTACTGTGGGCAG GTGTTCGAGAAATCCCCCTTGCGGGTGAAGAACTTCGGCATCTGGCTGCGCTACGACTCCCGCAGCGGCACCCACAACATGTACCGGGAGTACCGGGACCTGACGACCGCGGGCGCCGTCACCCAGTGCT ACCGAGACATGGGTGCCCGGCACCGTGCCCGGGCCCACTCGATCCAGATCATGAAGGTGGAGGAGATCGCAGCCAGCAAGTGCCGCCGCCCGGCAGTCAAGCAGTTCCAC GACTCCAAGATCAAGTTCCCGCTGCCCCACCGGGTCCTGCGTCGCCAGCACAAGCCACGCTTCACCACCAAGAGGCCCAACACCTTCTTTTAG
- the JAK3 gene encoding tyrosine-protein kinase JAK3 produces MAPPSEETPLIPQRSCSLSSSEAGALHVLLPPRGPGPPQRLSFSFGDHSAEELCVWAAKASGILPVYHSLFALATEDLSYWYPPSHIFSVEDASTQVLLYRLRFYFPNWFGLEKCHRFGLRKDLASAILDLPVLEHLFAQHRNDLVSGRLAVGLSLKEQGECLSLAVLDLARMAREQAQQPEELLKTVSYKACLPPDLRDLIQGLSFVTRKRIRRTVRRALGRVTACQADRHSLMAKYIMDLERLDPARAAETFLVSLPGAAGGQDAPGLLRVAGDSGIHWSPGGHEALQPFCDFPEIVDISIKQAPRVGPAGEHRLVTVTRTDNQILEAEFPGLPAALSFVALVDGYFRLTSDSRHFFCKEVAPPRLLEEVAEQCHGPITLDFAINKLKTGGSLPGSYVLRRSPQDFDSFLLTVCVQTPLGPDYKGCLIRCDPTGTFSLAGLGRPHSSLRELLAACWDAGLHVDGVALNLTSCCAPRPKEKSNLIVVRRGCSTPTSSLVWPQSQCQLSQMTFHKIPADSLEWHENLGHGSFTKIYRGCRHEAVDGEARETEVLLKVMDAKHRNCMESFLEAASLMSQVSYQHLVLLHGVCMAGDSVMVQEFVRLGALDTYLRKSGHLVPASWKLQVIKQLAYALNYLEDKGLPHGNVSARKVLLAREGADGNLPFIKLSDPGVSPTVLSLEMLTDRIPWVAPECLQEARTLGLEADKWGFGATVWEVFSGIPMPISTLDPAKKLQFYEERQHLPAPKWMELATLIQQCMAYEPGQRPSFRAIIRDLNSLITSDYELLSDPTPGALAPRDGLWNGAQLYACQDPTIFEERHLKYISQLGKGNFGSVELCRYDPLGDNTGALVAVKQLQHSGPDQQRDFQREIQILKALHSDFIVKYRGVSYGPGRQSLRLVMEYLPSGCLRDFLQRHRARLDASRLLLYASQICKGMEYLGSRRCVHRDLAARNILVESETHVKIADFGLAKLLPLDKDYYVVREPGQSPIFWYAPESLSDNIFSRQSDVWSFGVVLYELFTYGNKNCSPSAEFLRMMGCERDVPALCRLLELLAEGQRLPAPPACPGEVHELMKLCWAPSPQDRPTFSALGPQLDTLWSGSRGVA; encoded by the exons ATGGCGCCTCCAAGTGAGGAGACGCCCCTGATCCCTCAGCGTTCCTGCAGCCTCTCGTCTTCAGAGGCTGGTGCCCTGCACGTGCTGCTGCCCCCTCGGGGCCCCGGACCCCCACAACGCCTGTCCTTCTCCTTTGGGGACCATTCAGCTGAAGAGCTATGTGTTTGGGCTGCTAAGGCCAGTG GCATCCTGCCTGTGTACCACTCCCTCTTTGCTCTGGCCACGGAGGACCTGTCCTACTGGTACCCCCCGAGCCACATCTTCTCCGTGGAGGATGCAAGCACCCAAGTCCTGCTCTACAGGCTCCG CTTTTACTTCCCCAACTGGTTTGGGTTGGAGAAATGCCACCGCTTCGGGCTACGGAAGGACTTGGCCAGTGCCATCCTTGACCTGCCAGTCCTGGAGCACCTCTTCGCCCAG CACCGAAATGACCTGGTGAGCGGCCGCCTCGCCGTGGGCCTCAGTCTCAAGGAGCAGGGTGAATGTCTCAGCCTGGCAGTGCTGGACCTGGCTCGGATGGCCCGTGAGCAGGCTCAACAGCCTGAGGAGCTGCTGAAGACCGTCAG CTACAAGGCCTGCCTGCCCCCCGATCTGCGCGACCTGATCCAGGGCCTGAGCTTCGTGACGCGGAAGCGTATCCGGAGGACTGTGCGTCGGGCCCTGGGCCGCGTGACCGCCTGCCAGGCTGACAGGCACTCGCTCATGGCCAAGTACATCATGGACCTGGAGAGGCTGGACCCGGCCAGGGCCGCCGAGACCTTCCTCGTGAGCCTCCCCGGGGCTGCTGGTGGCCAGGATGCTCCGGGGCTGCTCCGAGTGGCTGGTGACAGCGGCATCCACTGGAGTCCGGGAGGACACGAG gcccTCCAGCCCTTCTGCGACTTTCCAGAAATTGTGGACATCAGCATCAAGCAGGCTCCTCGTGTTGGCCCCGCCGGGGAGCACCGCCTGGTCACCGTCACCAGGACGGACAACCAGATCCTG GAGGCCGAGTTCCCGGGGCTGCCCGCGGCCCTGTCCTTCGTGGCGCTCGTGGATGGCTACTTCCGGCTGACTTCCGACTCCAGGCACTTCTTCTGCAAGGAGGTTGCGCCGCCGCGGCTGCTGGAGGAGGTGGCCGAACAGTGCCACGGTCCCATCAC CCTGGATTTTGCCATCAACAAGCTCAAGACCGGGGGCTCCCTTCCCGGCTCCTATGTTCTCCGCCGCAGCCCCCAGGATTTCGACAGCTTCCTCCTCACTGTCTGCGTCCAG ACGCCCCTGGGTCCTGATTACAAGGGCTGCCTCATCCGGTGTGACCCCACGGGAACCTTCTCCCTGGCTGGCCTCGGCCGGCCCCACAGCAGTCTTCGAGAGCTCTTGGCAGCCTGCTGGGATGCTGGGCTGCACGTGGATGGGGTTGCGCTGAACCTCACCTCCTGCTGCGCCCCCAGACCCAAAG AAAAGTCCAACCTGATCGTGGTGCGGAGAGGTTGCAGCACTCCCACATCATCCCTTGTTTGGCCCCAATCCCAGTGTCAGCTGAGTCAGATGACGTTTCACAAGATCcccgctgacagcctggagtgg CACGAGAACCTGGGTCACGGGTCCTTCACCAAGATTTACCGAGGTTGTCGCCATGAGGCTGTGGACGGGGAAGCCCGGGAGACAGAGGTGCTACTCAAAGTGATGGATGCCAAGCACAGAAACTGCATGGAG tcCTTCCTGGAAGCAGCGAGCCTGATGAGCCAAGTGTCGTATCAGCACCTCGTGTTGCTCCACGGCGTGTGCATGGCTGGAGACA GTGTCATGGTGCAGGAATTTGTGCGCCTGGGAGCCCTGGATACATATCTGCGCAAGTCTGGCCACCTGGTACCAGCCAGCTGGAAGCTGCAGGTGATCAAACAGCTGGCCTATGCCCTCAACTATCTG GAAGACAAAGGCCTCCCCCATGGCAATGTCTCAGCCCGGAAGGTGCTCTTGGCTCGGGAGGGGGCTGACGGGAACCTGCCCTTCATCAAGTTGAGTGACCCTGGTGTCAGCCCcactgtgctgagcctggaga TGCTCACTGACAGGATCCCCTGGGTGGCCCCTGAGTGTCTCCAGGAGGCCCGGACCCTTGGCTTGGAAGCTGACAAGTGGGGTTTCGGTGCCACAGTCTGGGAAGTGTTCAGCGGGATCCCGATGCCCATCAGTACCCTGGATCCTGCCAAG AAGCTCCAGTTTTACGAGGAACGGCAGCACCTTCCCGCCCCCAAGTGGATGGAGCTGGCCACCCTGATCCAACAGTGCATGGCCTATGAGCCAGGCCAGAGGCCCTCCTTCCGTGCCATCATCCGTGACCTGAACAGCCTCATCACTTCAG ATTATGAGCTCCTCTCAGACCCCACACCTGGTGCCTTGGCGCCCCGTGATGGGCTGTGGAATGGCGCCCAGCTCTACGCCTGCCAGGACCCTACCATTTTTGAGGAGAGACATCTCAAGTACATCTCACAGCTGGGCAAG GGCAACTTTGGCAGCGTGGAGCTGTGCCGCTATGACCCGCTGGGCGACAACACGGGGGCCCTAGTGGCTGTGAAGCAGCTTCAGCACAGCGGGCCAGACCAGCAGAGGGACTTCCAGCGGGAGATCCAGATCCTCAAAGCCCTCCACAGCGACTTCATTGTCAAGTACCGCGGTGTCAGCTATGGCCCGG GCCGCCAGAGCCTGCGGCTGGTGATGGAGTACCTGCCCAGCGGCTGCCTGCGCGACTTCCTGCAGCGACACCGCGCGCGCCTGGACGCCAGCCGCCTGCTCCTCTACGCCTCGCAGATCTGCAAG GGCATGGAGTACCTGGGCTCCCGCCGCTGCGTGCACCGCGACCTGGCGGCCCGTAACATCCTGGTGGAGAGCGAGACGCACGTCAAGATCGCCGACTTTGGCCTCGCCAAGCTGCTGCCGCTCGACAAAGACTACTACGTGGTCCGCGAGCCCGGCCAGAGCCCCATCTTCTG GTACGCCCCAGAGTCCCTCTCTGACAACATCTTCTCGCGCCAATCGGACGTCTGGAGCTTCGGGGTCGTCCTGTACGAACTTTTCACCTACGGCAACAAGAATTGCAGCCCCTCAGCC GAGTTCCTCCGGATGATGGGATGTGAGCGAGACGTCCCCGCCCTCTGCCGCCTCCTGGAGCTGCTGGCTGAGGGCCAGAGGCTGCCCGCGCCTCCTGCCTGCCCCGGTGAG GTTCATGAGCTCATGAAGCTGTGCTGGGCCCCGAGCCCGCAAGATCGGCCAACATTCAGTGCCCTGGGCCCCCAACTGGATACACTGTGGAGTGGAAGCCGGGGGGTAGCATAG